The following coding sequences are from one Virgibacillus necropolis window:
- the dnaK gene encoding molecular chaperone DnaK, whose protein sequence is MGKIIGIDLGTTNSCVSVMEGGEAVVIPNPEGNRTTPSVVSFKNGERQVGEVAKRQAITNPNTIQSIKRHMGTDYSVKIDDKEYSPQEVSAIILQYIKSYAEDYLGEKVEKAVITVPAYFNDAERQATKDAGKIAGLEVERIINEPTAAALAYGIDKSDQDQTILVYDLGGGTFDVSILDIGDGTFEVVSTAGDNRLGGDDFDEVIIKHMVAEFKKENGIDLSKDKMATQRLKDAAEKAKKDLSGVAQTQISLPFITAGEAGPLHLEMSITRAKFDELSSELVERTMVPTRKALKDAGLSSSEVHKVILVGGSTRIPAVQEAIKRETGKDPSKGVNPDEVVALGAAIQGGVLQGDVKDVVLLDVTPLSLGIETMGSVFTKLIERNTTIPTSHSQVFSTAADNQTATDIHVLQGEREMAADNKTLGRFQLTDIPPAPRGVPQIEVSFDIDANGIVNVRAKDMGTNKEQSITIKSSSGLSDEEVEKMVQEAEENAESDKKRREEVELRNEADQLIFTTDKTIKDLGDKVSDEEKEKAEAAKEELKKAIESDDLEEIKTKKDALQEQVQQLSVKLYEQMQQDAEAQAGQEGQEASKDDDVEDADYEEVNDDDKDKK, encoded by the coding sequence ATGGGAAAAATAATTGGTATTGATTTAGGAACAACAAACTCATGTGTATCAGTAATGGAAGGTGGAGAAGCGGTAGTCATTCCTAACCCAGAAGGAAACCGTACAACACCATCTGTTGTTTCATTTAAAAATGGTGAGCGTCAAGTTGGTGAGGTTGCTAAAAGACAGGCAATCACAAATCCAAATACAATTCAATCAATCAAGCGTCATATGGGTACTGATTATAGCGTTAAAATTGATGATAAAGAATATTCACCACAAGAAGTTTCTGCAATTATTTTACAATACATTAAATCATATGCAGAGGATTATCTAGGTGAAAAAGTTGAGAAAGCAGTAATAACAGTCCCAGCTTATTTCAATGATGCAGAGCGTCAAGCAACAAAAGATGCTGGTAAAATTGCTGGACTTGAAGTAGAACGCATTATCAATGAGCCAACTGCTGCAGCGCTAGCATATGGTATCGATAAAAGTGACCAAGACCAAACAATCCTAGTTTATGACCTTGGTGGCGGTACATTTGACGTTTCTATTCTAGACATTGGAGACGGTACTTTTGAAGTTGTTTCAACAGCTGGGGATAATCGACTTGGTGGAGACGACTTTGATGAAGTAATCATTAAACACATGGTAGCAGAATTTAAGAAAGAAAACGGAATTGACCTTTCTAAAGATAAAATGGCTACACAACGATTGAAAGATGCTGCTGAAAAAGCGAAGAAAGATCTTTCCGGAGTTGCTCAAACACAAATTTCATTACCATTTATAACCGCTGGAGAGGCAGGTCCACTGCACCTAGAAATGAGCATTACACGTGCTAAATTTGATGAATTATCGTCAGAGTTAGTAGAACGTACAATGGTTCCTACTCGTAAAGCATTAAAAGATGCTGGATTATCTTCCAGTGAAGTTCACAAAGTAATTTTAGTGGGTGGATCAACAAGAATTCCAGCAGTTCAAGAAGCAATTAAACGCGAAACAGGTAAAGATCCATCTAAAGGTGTTAACCCAGATGAAGTAGTAGCTCTTGGCGCAGCGATCCAAGGTGGAGTATTGCAAGGGGACGTTAAGGACGTTGTATTATTGGACGTAACACCACTTTCATTAGGAATTGAAACTATGGGTAGTGTGTTTACAAAACTAATTGAACGAAATACAACTATCCCAACAAGTCACTCACAAGTATTCTCAACTGCAGCAGATAACCAAACTGCAACAGATATTCACGTATTACAGGGAGAACGTGAAATGGCAGCTGATAACAAGACACTCGGCCGTTTCCAATTAACTGACATTCCACCAGCACCACGTGGAGTTCCACAAATTGAAGTATCTTTTGACATTGATGCGAATGGTATTGTAAATGTACGTGCGAAAGACATGGGCACAAACAAAGAACAGTCGATTACAATTAAATCTTCTTCAGGGTTGTCTGATGAAGAAGTAGAAAAGATGGTACAAGAAGCTGAAGAAAATGCGGAAAGTGATAAAAAACGCCGCGAAGAAGTTGAACTACGTAATGAAGCTGATCAACTTATCTTTACTACGGATAAAACAATTAAAGACTTAGGCGATAAAGTTTCTGACGAAGAAAAAGAAAAGGCAGAAGCTGCAAAAGAAGAATTAAAAAAGGCTATTGAATCTGATGACTTAGAGGAAATTAAAACTAAAAAAGATGCACTTCAAGAACAAGTCCAACAGTTATCTGTAAAGCTTTATGAGCAAATGCAACAGGATGCAGAAGCTCAAGCAGGACAAGAAGGACAAGAAGCATCGAAGGACGATGATGTTGAAGATGCGGATTATGAAGAAGTAAACGATGACGACAAAGATAAAAAGTAA
- the dnaJ gene encoding molecular chaperone DnaJ has product MSKRDYYDVLGVGKDASKEEIKKAYRKLARKYHPDVNKEADSADKFKEAKEAYEVLSSEQKRGQYDQFGHSGPQGAGFGGGAQEFSGFGDIFDMFFGGGGRRRDPNAPQQGADLQYTMTLDFEEAIFGKETDITIPKEETCDTCSGSGAKPGTKVNTCSHCNGSGQLNMEQNTPFGRVVNKRVCHYCNGTGKIIPDKCSTCHGTGKVEKNKEIHLSIPAGIDEGQQIRVPGKGEAGVNGGPSGDLYVVIQIRPHEFFQREGDNIYCELPVTFVQAALGDEMEVPTVHGKVMLKISAGTQTGKTFRLKGKGAPNVRGYGQGDQHIKVRIITPTKLSDRQKELLREFNDIEGNKSIDEQEGSFFQRFKKAFKGE; this is encoded by the coding sequence GTGAGTAAGCGTGACTATTATGATGTACTTGGCGTTGGTAAAGATGCGTCAAAAGAAGAGATAAAAAAAGCTTATCGAAAATTAGCTAGAAAATATCATCCAGATGTAAATAAAGAAGCAGATTCGGCTGATAAATTTAAAGAAGCAAAAGAAGCATACGAAGTGTTAAGCAGTGAACAGAAGCGCGGACAGTATGATCAGTTTGGCCATTCTGGTCCACAAGGCGCTGGATTTGGAGGGGGAGCACAAGAATTCTCAGGTTTTGGGGATATTTTTGACATGTTCTTTGGTGGTGGTGGACGCCGCCGCGACCCAAATGCTCCACAGCAAGGTGCCGATTTACAATATACGATGACTTTAGATTTTGAAGAAGCAATTTTTGGAAAAGAAACAGATATTACTATTCCAAAAGAGGAAACATGTGATACTTGTTCTGGATCAGGTGCAAAACCAGGAACAAAAGTTAATACATGTTCCCATTGTAATGGTTCTGGGCAATTAAATATGGAACAAAACACACCATTCGGACGTGTTGTTAATAAAAGAGTTTGCCATTACTGTAATGGAACCGGTAAAATTATTCCTGATAAGTGTTCTACATGTCACGGAACTGGTAAAGTGGAAAAAAACAAAGAGATTCATCTCTCAATCCCAGCTGGAATTGATGAAGGACAACAAATTCGCGTTCCTGGAAAAGGAGAAGCTGGTGTAAACGGTGGTCCATCCGGTGACTTATATGTAGTAATTCAAATTAGACCGCATGAATTTTTCCAGCGTGAAGGCGATAATATTTATTGTGAATTACCAGTTACGTTTGTTCAGGCAGCATTAGGTGATGAAATGGAAGTACCCACGGTTCACGGTAAAGTAATGTTGAAAATTTCAGCAGGAACTCAAACTGGTAAGACTTTCCGATTAAAAGGAAAAGGAGCTCCAAACGTTCGTGGTTATGGTCAAGGCGATCAACATATTAAGGTGCGGATTATCACACCTACAAAACTTTCTGATCGTCAAAAAGAATTATTACGAGAGTTTAATGATATTGAAGGAAATAAATCGATTGATGAGCAAGAGGGATCGTTTTTCCAACGTTTTAAAAAAGCTTTTAAGGGTGAATAA